One stretch of Oryzias latipes chromosome 7, ASM223467v1 DNA includes these proteins:
- the LOC101164726 gene encoding calcium/calmodulin-dependent protein kinase type 1D, producing MGRQESDHMWKKSTENIQEIFDLMEELGSGAFSEVFMVRERKTGKKFAMKCIKKKKKRDINLENEMAVLRRIKHENVVGLEDIYESRTHYYLIMQLVSGGELFDRILDRGMYTEKDASRVIQQVLQAVSYLHQNGIVHRDLKPENILYYSQDEDSKIMISDFGLSKMTDTGIMSTACGTPGYVAPEVLAQKPYSKAVDCWSIGVITYILLCGYPPFYEESETKLFSKIMKAQYEFDSPFWDDISESAKDFIRNMMQKTPSMRYSTEQALRHPWIIGKTARSNDIYYSVSTQIQKNFAQTKWKQAYNAAVAINHMKKLKLAHTELPLRQTSIPDIKVIDVSSPTKNRKHLGLDRPEPRAAEVVEKGKHHMSLPTSHVDLKSHVHPLQASQSQSDTHHAPSMAEQGKHAYHSEPANLNGYTKNHSGKPLQTGVCAVM from the exons AGGGGCGTTCTCAGAGGTCTTCATGGTCAGAGAGAGGAAGACCGGAAAGAAGTTTGCTATGAAGTGcatcaagaagaaaaagaagagggaCATCAACCTGGAAAATGAGATGGCAGTTCTGAGAAG AATTAAACATGAGAATGTCGTTGGGCTGGAGGATATCTACGAAAGCCGGACCCATTACTACCTTATCATGCAACT TGTTTCGGGGGGCGAGCTCTTTGACCGCATTCTGGACCGGGGGATGTACACAGAGAAAGATGCCAGCAGAGTGATCCAGCAGGTGCTGCAGGCTGTCAGCTATCTGCACCAAAACGGCATCGTGCATCGCGACCTCAAG CCGGAAAACATTCTGTACTACAGTCAGGATGAAGACTCCAAGATCATGATCAGTGACTTTGGACTGTCAAAGATGACGGACACCGGCATCATGTCCACAGCCTGCGGGACCCCAGGATACGtag CCCCTGAAGTTCTTGCACAGAAGCCCTACAGCAAGGCAGTAGACTGCTGGTCCATTGGAGTCATCACCTACATCTT GCTCTGTGGATATCCCCCATTCTATGAAGAGAGCGAGACGAAACTCTTTTCCAAGATCATGAAGGCGCAGTACGAGTTTGACTCGCCTTTCTGGGATGACATATCTGAATCTG CGAAGGATTTCATACGGAACATGATGCAGAAGACCCCTAGCATGCGGTACAGCACAGAACAAGCACTCAGACATCCTTG GATTATTGGGAAGACCGCCCGCAGCAACGACATCTACTATTCTGTCAGCACCCAGATCCAGAAGAACTTTGCCCAGACCAAATGGAAG CAAGCCTATAATGCAGCTGTTGCCATCAACCACATGAAGAAGCTGAAGCTGGCTCACACAGAGCTGCCTCTGAGGCAGACCAGCATCCCTGACATCAAAGTCATTGATGTGTCCTCCCCCACGAAAAACCGCAAACACCTGGGCCTGGACAGGCCGGAGCCCAGGGCCGCTGAGGTGGTCGAGAAAGGGAAGCACCACATGTCTCTGCCCACGAGCCACGTCGACCTGAAGAGCCACGTCCATCCACTGCAGGCCAGCCAGAGCCAAAGCGACACACACCACGCACCCTCCATGGCTGAGCAGGGAAAGCATGCATACCACTCAGAGCCGGCCAACCTCAACGG GTACACCAAGAATCACAGCGGGAAACCTCTGCAAACTGGAGTTTGTGCCGTCatgtaa